In Juglans regia cultivar Chandler chromosome 13, Walnut 2.0, whole genome shotgun sequence, the DNA window CTTTaggagtttgaatttggaaatccttattagagataaCTTattagccctttaagatagctttccaatgCATCAAGAATCGTCTCAATCCGATATTTTAGCAGAGATTTATTATCAgaatactaaagtatgtacaTGCTGTCTTCTAGCAAATTTCGGACTGactttttctcttaatttgaattactctcaaactctatcattatccttatttgaagagtcctacactcgttgaaagttcttaggttgtttcAACATCTTTcccacttgaaagtcttttgaatttgactAGGTTTGGACTTAgtcttttataaactctgaaattaaatataaaaatctgctcAGAAGTATTCCAAAGTAACTAGAAATTCAATTCAAGAATGAACATTAATTCCTtttatttctattcatattttagcattttagtctaataatagGATATTTAGAGTGTACTTTCATACACTCATCAAGAAGCAACCAAGGAGGAAAGTGAAGAGTCTTCTATAAAAAGGAAGGGGTAGACGCCAAGGGGATTTTTCCTTGCCATTTTTCAGAAATTGCatgaactctcactctctccacacaattctcacATGTTCACTTGAagtttctctcactttctcatattttctttccaaccaaacaaggatgATCCTTTCAAAAAAGAGGATTTCGACACCATCAAGGATAGACAAGGTGTGGATCGGTTTTCTCTTAGTTTTGCACACACATGTCACTTCCTCAACCCGAAAATGAGATTCTAATCTCATTAGACTTCGAGAATGATATAACACCCACACTTTCTAccgatttcttggaaaatgactTAGGATTTTCAAGAAACCCTTGAAGCCAATTAGTGGGGGGAGTTCATCTTTCATGTTTTCGACCACCACACGTATTTTTGCTTTACCTTAGGCTTTGTTTTACttcatgagtgaaatgaaggggttTTAACCCAAAACCCTAGAAGCCGAGTCGTTTAAgatcaagtgatgccctagaaatcctcacacactcaagaacatgagataGGGTTTTTAGTTactctttctaatatagtatgttcggatttttgtaagtatacactcaacttactcttagttaatatttgtatatgattgtgtaaatcatttAATCATTGTGCTTGCCTTGTTTGTTAtctcttgattgtttgtttaaatatgctaatatgaTCTTAAGTAAATCTATGGAAGGAATTATATTCTTTAGTTTGTGATGAAAATGTCATGAAATACTCCTATAAGTTTCGGTTTTTACTTGGttaaggttgatggtttatgcaacatggatattttggtttgaacatGTCTTGAAAGTTTCGGACCTTGGTCAAAAACCTATGACttcatgttttgtttcactatatcttgatttctatattatatgcttgaagtttggaaaatgtttaagtgatgattcttcatgtttttgtgcctATGAGTCTTGGCCTAAGCAAGTTTCATgattccatgtatgtgttttgatatctcatatagtttatgttatcatgctataaaatgaacatgttatggttgattatttcttgcatggcatttcacatgtcatatgtcaagtgtaagtacatatgttataagcctcatgtcacatgcatttgggaaaaaatattttcaaagaaaatgttctcaaagaaaatgttttcaaataaaagagtttgtaagttttatcacaaccccaaatGCTAGGGCGGGAGAATGTCCTAGTTGAACTCTTCTGTCTATtctagagtgcttaagaatTGAGTGGTGACCCCTGGGTCGACAAAGTACTGTCGGCGAGGAAGTGCCTAATgttagtgggtgcataaggcatgtaacttgacgaagtaaggtcgagttaatataaATCTTTGTTTATGACACGGTGTACGGACTGTTGATGGTGCCGTAACTAACAGGAACATGCGATGCTAAGGGGAACTGTGTTGTGTCCACCTTCTGAATAAGAATATGAGCTTATGTtctaaggatcactcgatgcaaatcttgtgatgTGTTCTAATAAGACAAATTCTGATTAAGATCACGTGATTAAGAAAAGTTAATAagtttttctgaaaagctaaagtCCCTgttacaaatattttgaaaatggtcaagtgcataagtcaagtacatgtccatacatgcatttcatgatataccttttgtatacttgtgttaactgtggtatgttatgtgattacttgctgaaacttcttgaaatctcattgtggtagtttccactaccattctccaaccggaatggtagaagttgttacaggTACCCTGGATACCCAAGAAACATGAACCCAGATAGTTCCTTGATAGGACCTCCACCACGCTCGCAGGTCGTTGATAGTGAGGGACGACTCCCAGTTCCTCCCAGTGAAGGAAAGGAGCCGCCTTCGTTCTCACTGGAAGCAACCATGAGAGAATTTGTGAAGGAAGGAAATGAGGAAGAATAGAAGATCTCAGAAACTCAGGGAAAGCTTGGAAAAGAAAGAACGAGAGAATTTCAGGAGCTTGGAGGCAAAAATGGAAGGATTGAAGGGGGAATGAAGGTTTAAATAGGAGGGTAGGTGACAGTTGGTGTTGAGCAGACAGTGAAGCGACAACGGCTCAGAAGCCGAAGGGATGTGATAGCATTGGGCACGTAAACAGACTGACAGGATGATGCCAACAGCCTCCAGGTAGGCACGCGGTCAGCACGACTCATAGAGAGACCAAGGCATCATGGGGTCATTCCAAGCATCCCGAATCGTTGTGTCCTCGGGAAGCTAAACTGCCAAGTTCAACCGTCGGGAGTTGTAGAGGCCATAAAAATCAAGGTGACGCCAGCATTGAATGACATGGGCAGGTGGCCTTGGGGAGCCCAAGCGGTACAGAGCAGGGCAACGTAGACAAGGGGGAGTCATGTTAGGCGTGTGACAATCACGGGCCAATACGTGGCTCAGGATGGAAAAGGCGCCTTTGGAACCCAACGGTTAGGAAGTTGGACAGACGGCAGGAGCATAAGAACCCACACACATTAACAGTGGGAGAAGAAGGGATCTTTTAAATTCCCATCGCACACGTGCGCTAGGAATTCACGAGGTACTGTGAGGGGAATAATCCCCAGCTACTCCCCGGGCCTGGGTCCAAGGATAAGGCCTAGGCTAGGCTGAGCCGGCCTAAGAAGCCCAAGAAGAGAAGTAATCGGGCAAAGTACACTGACAAAAGGATGAAAGGCAGGACTATCTGACACAATTACTGGCCAACAGTCAGGGACATCCCCTGACCCTGAATCTCGGTGCCCAAACTGAACGTACATGACCGAGATCACACCTCATTAATGGAACGAATGAGACCATTCCAGGAAGGGGAGCCACGACCCCATTTAAAGCGTCCCGGAGCTCGGCACGCCACAACATGCCTCTTGGGGTGTCAAAGACAGTCGTAACAAGTTTGATTAGTCTGAGGTGCAGTAGGTAAGTGGCAAGGACACCCAACCCCATACAGACGACACGCCCACTACCCCTACCATAAGGGCCAACCAGCCAGGTATACCCCCCTCCCACGGCCAGGGAGAGGGGTCACATTCTTGAATATTTCTACTATCATTCTCCTTGATTGATTATTTCTCTCCTTATCTCTTACTCTGAAAGTAACTTAATCTCAACAGGAACTAAGTCCGAGCCCAACAATGTGGAGTTGTCCAAGTCGtaaaacacaacatcaacaggTCTTCTCCTTCTTTGAAAGGTGGGGTTTTTCTCTTTACTTTGGCAAAGATTGGTCTCTTATACGGTGGTTTGTACAGGGTATCATAGAGGATGAACTAAAGAAGTTGTGGGCAGGTTTCTCTCTCACTGATCAAGAGAAACAAGAAGTTGTGATGCCAATGTTAGATTTTCATGAGTCAATGAAAAAAGGGAGATTTTGTCTCTTAGCACAGGTTATTGCATATATAGTTGTCAACAGAGAGGCATTCAGGTCCACCATGTCAAAAGTGTGGAAACCAGAGGGGTGGATTCGTTTCAAGGAGATTGGAGGTTCTTTTGGAATTTCAGAAGGAGCAAGACAAGGCTAGAGTGATAGCTAGGAGACCATGGTCTTTTGACAGGATGTTGGTATGATTTGAAGAGTTTGATGGTTGCACACCATTAAAAGAAATGTCGTTTGCTTCCGAAGTATTCCGGGTGCAAGTTGTAATGCCCCACTTCCTTACTCCATTAGGTTAACTCTTAATTTAACCCTAGATTTTAGAAGGATGGCTCGCTTACTTAGAAGAATACTGACTTTCGTTAGGTAAGCTTAGTTCGATTTCTTTCTTTGAGCTTTGATTCGAATTTTCCTTCCTTGATCATCCATTTCTAGCATTCATTGGCCAtacttgcatttttttattgagcATTCGTTCATGTCATCTTGTGTGGTGACATGTCAAACTCTAAAACTGTTTCATTTGGCAATCATGTATACTTTGTGTGGAATGGACTAAAATACCCTTAgctcaatatttttcttcaacgATAACTCTGTTTTCAGTCCCATGATTTATCTGTGAAGATTTCCTTGcggttgattttggaaaaaaaataagccgaatccctaaatatttttaataccaATTTTATCCTTGAGAATTTCGGCcaacctcttttattttatttattttgataatttccctttaattgttttattttttgctcaCCTCTCAACCGTCAATTACCACCATtgaaccacttttttttttttttcctcttactAAATGCATGGTGTATaaatgataagtaaaaaaatttaattagtttagaaaggacaaaataaaaaagaaagtttaaaaaaataagagacaAAACGTACTTGCTTTGGAAGgaaataagtttttatgaaaagtacATTACATTATAATACGTGCAGCTCAGGAAAGACATTTATTCCGACAACTTTCATGCAGACACAGTCTCGCAAGGGGCCAGCCTTGAGGCCTAAACGCGAGAGTTTTAGAAGGCgttcttaattttaatataataatataataaactataatgtgaaaataaatactacaattttttaccttttctaATAATTACATTATAACTATTAGAATTGCTTccatttgtctttttttttttttaatttaagagaGGGTAGTCACCTATCCAATAGTGATCCcgcccaaatttattaataagccaTCACTTGTGGTAGGAGAATATCGTGGTAACAATCAAGATATTTGAGTTTTACAATAATATGAACAAGAGTAATAACCCCCAAGAACCAGAACACTAgatcaaataattcaaaaattataaccAGAAAACATCTCAACAGACCTATAACTGAATAAAAcaatctaaacaagcctataaagGATTTAACCAGACAAAATAAATTCCTACTCGAGTAAGCAAAATGACAACCAATGTCACAAGCCATCACTCCAAAAAACCATGTAGTACCCACTCCAGAAACATCAACATTTCCTGAGGTATGCCAATCCACATGAATTTGTTCTTAATATACCTTTTAATAGATGGGGAATTTCTATCTGCCCTGACCAATCATGAGATATCCTATTACTACCTAGACGGGCTAAAAAATATGCGGCCTTATTTCCTTTCCGATATATAcgcttaatagaaaaattcaacTCTACCAACATATTAACAAtgtcctcccaaaaatcctctaagtaCCAAAGGCTACAACTTCCTTTCTGAATCCAATTAACAAACACCAGAGAGTCCATTTcaataactatattattgagCCTCAATCTTTTGCAATGTTGAAGACCTCTCCGGAGGGCCATAACTTCCACAAGATTATTGCTCCAGTTACCAATGGATtcaacaaaagcaaaaaccaCTCTCCCAAATTCATTTCTGACTACTCCTCGGGCACCCAAAATTCCAGGATTATTAATATTACTTCCGTCCACATTCAATTTAAGCCAATATTTCTACAATTTCTCCCATCTCACTGCCATTAATGCCTCATTCTTTCTTGAATTAATAGAAAGATTCAAAGACCTCAAGATCTGTACATCATTTTCCACTAGCCGAGAAGCCTTGTGAATCTTAATACCAACCCATGAATCCAATACTTTATCGATCTCAAGATTTGTCTTCATTTAGCTTTTTTCTTGattattctaacaattttttctcttatagaAACTAACAaggttaataattatttatactcGTTAATCCGAAATAGTTTTATTAgaagtttttatttcttaataatctTTCTAATTTCTGTTTTAGAGAATTTCTTTCTTGgggttttttaatattatttcctaaataattttaatgtctattaattttttagagaatttTAAGGGCTTTTAAAtagatttcattaatttttttttactttaagaGGCCTTGAGTAGTGGAGGtcttaggcaattgcctaactGGCCTAGGCATTGAGCCAGTCCTGAGTCTAGCCATCCATAAAGGAAGCAAAAATAAGACCAAACAGCTGACCATCTCCACTAAGAAAAATCTAAGAGAGTATCAAAATTCTACTTTTCTAACAACCAACCATTATAACCTCAATTTATTTCAAGACAAGCATAAATCATAAGTATTGCATATACATTATAAGATTATTAACGATGGAAGGTATATAAAAGAGATGCAAAAGTAGTTCATTTGTAAAACACTGTTGATGAATTGTCTGGACATATTAAGATACATAGAGGGGCTCTGGCTCCACTTTTCTTCTGATCCTGAAAAGGAAATTTAAGATCAATATTTCTTGTTCAGAATAAAGCAGTTCAAGATAGAGAAATGTGGAAGTGTATCATTCAGAACCTTTCAAAATCCAACAGAACAAGGTCACCTGTCTTGGTAACCAGGTCGATTGAGGAGGAAAGGGAAATAGAACGGGAGTGGAGGGCATTActgaagttttgttttgtttctttttttttttttttgccgaGACAGTTTAAGGAAAGCATGTCACCGACAATGCAATAATTCTCTCCATAGAGATACAAATAGCCCAATGGGAAGAAGAATTTTCAAGAACATTTCTAGCATCAGAACATGAACACAAGTTCTTTAATACAATTGTTTCTGCCTATGTTTTCCTTTATGTAGCAAGaccaatatatttaaattgcaTTCTAACAAACCCATCGTGTGTGGGCCAAACTCCTCTTAAAAGTGGGTTTCAAAAgtgaaatattaaattaaatgggAGTGAAGTGTACAGTCAAAGTTCAAACTAGAGACCTCTGCTCAAATATAATGTTCCATCACTATTTGTTCCAAAAACTTGAGCTAGTAGAAAGACGTATTTAATTCACTAATAAAATGGATTAAAATGGATACAATGAAACAGAAAGAAACAAATCAGGATAAAACTAATTAAGGTTATTCAACCCCAccccctttctttctctctctcccatcaAATCAGATCTTTTCAATTCAATTGACCAGATGAAAGTTAAAGACAGAGCATTCAGACAAGTTCAGGAAAAAATCATAAGGAAGTATATCGAGTATGTTCAAATCTCATACATTATGAACCGGTGCTGTGTGTGGATTGGAGAAGCCATTGATAAATATGAATAAGGTGTTatatcaccacttgtcccaaaaccTTAAGTAGTAGGAAGAAGAGATGAacttaatcatttaatttatattccaaCACCCCATCAAGTGTGGGTCAGGCTACCCGTAAATAAATGAGCCCAAGACATGGAATACTGATTAAAATGAGAACAGTGTGAAGTCGGGAGGGATTCAAACTTAAGATCTCTACTCTTATACAATGTTATATCTAAAAACTTAAGCTAATAGAAAGGAGggaatttaatcatttaatttatagtcTAACATAATGAATACTTAAGCGAAATTCTTGGATGCTTACCAATTATCAGGGGCCCATTTGCAGCCATCAGTATCCACCACGTGCCAGCTGTAGGCGTGCCTGGATTGTAAGGACTGGTTCTCAAAACTGCAGTGCAAACATAAGGAAAAAGCAAGTTTTGAGGCCATCTTGCTACCGAAGAAACTCTTCCTCATTGTTTCAGAAAGAGATACAAAAGGGATTTCTTCTACCAACCTTTGATGAATAAGATCACCATGAATCACAACCAAAGACCCAGCTTTAACTTCAATAGGCACAAAATCTTTTTGGTTGTATGTTGGAGAAGGCCGGTCAAAGGAAACCCCCTGTTCACCTCTAATCATCCTTCTAACAAGTCCATCTGGAAAACACACAGCGTAGAAGAAAGTTAGATCACACCAAACATGCCAATTTTTCCTGTTCCATAGAGGGAAAAGGCTAGAAGGATGCAAGTTTCTACTCTTCTGAGATCCAGGAATAGCCCAAAGGCAACCATTTATTGTTGTTGCATCTTCAAGAGCAAGCCACAGCCCCGTACAAGTTGGTGGCTCAGTAAAAAGAAACGAGTTATCCTGGTGTGGCACTACTTCACCACCGATACCTGGTTGCTGCAAATAAAATACCAAATGCTTCTTTTAAAATTACGAGAAAGATGAGCATGTTTGGAAGAAAGTAACCAGGTTAAGAATTCTAGATTTGGTgcagtgataaaaataaaaaaataaaaataaaaataaaaaaaaccacctGAAGCAGTTTCTGCTATTAATCTGCATAGTAAAGTATCGAGAACTAAGAATGTAGCCTTAGTTTGTCGTGGTGTTAGTCTGTATAACATATCCAAACCTATTATTACAACTATCATTTAGGTACGATACAGGGGAAAATAAAATGTAGGTTTGGGACATAAGTCTGGCTTGTAAACTATACTCCTGTAAACATTTGTCCATtcactagaaaaataaaatgtagaaCGAAAAACATATACAAGGGGAAAATTGTCTTTCCAGCAAAGCtgcaattataaaaataacaagggAAAATAGTCACAAATCATGAGCATGTGAAGAATTCCTATGATACAGAGGACGGAATAGAAAGTGCCATTGCATAAGCACAAAGTTTGCAACTAAGATTGAAACAAAAGAAGATTACTAGCCTGAACCCAGAAATATTTTTACACACTCCATGCTCTAAAAGGGTTTGTCATGCAAACTTATTTATGCAATATTAGAGCTTGATAAGATAGATTGTccattgataaaaaataataataataataataataatacacaaCAAGTGCAATGAGCATATCTATGCCTAAAGAGCAATTTACTCCAATCCCTACCACAGTGTGCATTG includes these proteins:
- the LOC108994097 gene encoding phytanoyl-CoA dioxygenase codes for the protein MGIIGNLSPEQLQFFNSQGFIVIESFASPEEMDAMRKRMEQLLDEFDCSTASIFSTRNQQQLTDNYFYESAENISFFFEEKAFGADGNLKQPKKLSINKAGHALHEIDPVFKKFSCSEKLSSLLFSLDYKRPVIIQSMYIFKQPGIGGEVVPHQDNSFLFTEPPTCTGLWLALEDATTINGCLWAIPGSQKNGLVRRMIRGEQGVSFDRPSPTYNQKDFVPIEVKAGSLVVIHGDLIHQSFENQSLQSRHAYSWHVVDTDGCKWAPDNWIRRKVEPEPLYVS